In one window of Fibrobacter sp. DNA:
- a CDS encoding tRNA-dihydrouridine synthase family protein gives MNTNNHIFYLAPLRGITDCFFRTAFEKYFGRFNFLMTPFIPTVKGKAVARSHIKDILSEDNDRRRVIPQIIGNNPEEILTLASCLTDLGYSTVNWNLGCPFTPVTRKKRGSGLLPYPEMIRSILDTLVPSLPCSLSVKVRLGLNDKHDLEKVIPVFNDFPLSEVIIHPRTGSQEYSGCVDIEAFRICASECRHRVVYNGDIFTADDFANLSKSFPEINRWMIGRGVIANPFLLQALRGCDAEPDRSRLRLFHDEFYCNVSRILSGPAHVLGRMKGLWLYLAGSFPEEKRLLKKIQKTKSIASYMELIDSVFKSEVSGKVYIS, from the coding sequence ATGAACACAAACAACCATATTTTCTATCTCGCTCCGCTGCGCGGCATTACCGATTGTTTTTTCAGAACCGCTTTCGAAAAATATTTCGGCAGGTTCAATTTTCTGATGACCCCGTTCATACCCACAGTTAAAGGAAAAGCGGTAGCCAGATCGCACATAAAAGATATTCTCTCTGAAGACAACGACCGCAGAAGAGTGATACCTCAGATTATCGGAAACAACCCTGAAGAGATCCTCACACTGGCATCATGTCTGACAGATCTGGGATATTCAACTGTAAACTGGAACCTTGGATGTCCGTTTACACCGGTAACCCGTAAGAAACGCGGTTCAGGGCTTCTTCCCTACCCGGAAATGATAAGATCGATACTGGATACACTTGTCCCATCACTGCCATGTTCCCTTTCCGTAAAGGTAAGACTAGGGCTTAATGACAAGCACGATCTGGAGAAAGTTATCCCTGTTTTCAATGATTTTCCTCTCTCTGAGGTCATTATTCATCCCAGAACCGGCTCACAGGAATACTCCGGATGTGTAGATATCGAAGCATTCAGAATATGTGCTTCTGAGTGCAGACACAGAGTTGTGTACAACGGAGATATTTTCACTGCCGATGATTTTGCAAATCTATCAAAGAGTTTCCCTGAAATAAATCGATGGATGATAGGACGGGGAGTAATTGCAAACCCGTTTCTTCTTCAGGCACTGCGCGGTTGTGATGCAGAACCTGACAGATCCAGGCTAAGATTATTCCATGATGAATTCTACTGTAATGTCTCCAGGATACTCAGTGGTCCGGCTCATGTTCTAGGCAGGATGAAAGGGTTATGGCTTTACCTTGCCGGATCTTTTCCTGAGGAGAAAAGACTGCTGAAAAAGATACAGAAAACCAAAAGTATCGCTTCATATATGGAATTGATTGATTCAGTGTTCAAGTCAGAAGTGTCCGGTAAAGTATACATTTCATAA
- a CDS encoding tetratricopeptide repeat protein, giving the protein MTDKSDISYRALYQRGIDLLKEGKTKEAQETLLQLNSSFPKSHEIHFALGNAFRLSGDFKKAVEHFTEATLLKPDFFAAHFNLGSALKELKLYDKATVHLREALRLKSDSFEALLNLGLILKEQGKLSDALDSFQRASRLRDDIPMLLVNMAEVYSGLERYDEALSYMQKALHLSPDSPDLLNGMGNIHVLRKDPESAKKCYVQALNLRPDFPDAYHNLGIVMRGWDRIDEAVFCFRNALRFNPGMVSALLNLGECLLSAGEEEASVECFRKVLDIDPECSAAADNLLLAMNYDPAYDQKSLFEEHIRWFGRRPEPVRSFANDPDPRRPLKIGYVSPDFCRHPAASFLEPLILNHNRDEFKVFCYSQTTHQDQRTEMFKKQAQNWREIERLDDNSAVELIKEDKIDILIDCAGHMNGNRLGIFALRAAPVQISGIGYPNTTGLKSMDYRLTDAIADPPGEADLHTEKLIRLESGFCCYAPPESAPDVSCLPALENGFVTFGSTHTLSRLNKDVLRLWADVLDAVDKSRLLVFRSTLSDNSISRLRELCVKSGIDPDRIGFRREVPSEGHLKIYSDIDLLLDTFPWSGHTTSCEALWMGVPVITLRGDRHAGRMVSSVLDKIGLREAVAESAEEYVKIARRLTSDLNRLALLRASLREKMKNSELCDGAKYTGCLEKHLREIWIDWCERQK; this is encoded by the coding sequence ATGACGGATAAATCAGACATATCATACCGAGCCCTGTATCAGAGAGGAATAGATCTGCTCAAAGAGGGGAAAACAAAGGAAGCACAGGAGACTCTGCTACAGTTAAACTCCAGTTTCCCCAAATCACATGAGATCCATTTTGCTCTTGGCAATGCTTTTCGTCTTTCAGGAGATTTTAAAAAAGCTGTAGAACATTTCACGGAAGCTACCCTTTTAAAACCTGATTTCTTTGCTGCACATTTTAATCTCGGCTCTGCACTTAAAGAACTGAAACTCTATGATAAAGCAACGGTACACCTCAGAGAGGCTCTGCGCCTGAAAAGTGACTCCTTTGAAGCTCTTCTGAACCTTGGATTAATCCTTAAGGAGCAGGGGAAACTCAGCGATGCTCTCGATTCATTTCAGAGAGCAAGCCGGTTAAGAGACGATATTCCTATGTTGCTTGTCAATATGGCAGAGGTATATTCAGGTCTGGAAAGGTACGATGAAGCGCTGAGTTACATGCAGAAAGCGCTGCACCTTTCTCCGGATTCGCCTGATCTGCTTAACGGAATGGGAAATATCCATGTTTTGAGGAAAGACCCTGAAAGCGCAAAGAAATGCTATGTTCAGGCTCTTAATCTAAGGCCGGATTTCCCCGATGCCTATCACAATCTTGGAATTGTGATGCGAGGATGGGATAGAATAGATGAAGCGGTTTTCTGTTTCAGAAATGCTCTCCGGTTTAACCCGGGGATGGTATCTGCACTGTTAAATCTGGGAGAGTGCCTTCTTTCTGCCGGTGAAGAGGAGGCATCCGTAGAGTGTTTCCGTAAAGTACTGGATATCGATCCGGAATGCTCTGCTGCTGCTGACAATCTTCTGCTTGCTATGAACTACGATCCGGCGTACGATCAGAAATCCCTGTTTGAGGAACATATCAGGTGGTTTGGCAGGAGACCCGAACCAGTGAGATCGTTTGCAAATGATCCTGATCCCCGCCGCCCTCTGAAAATCGGATATGTTTCTCCGGACTTCTGCAGGCATCCGGCTGCTTCTTTCCTGGAACCGCTTATCCTGAATCACAACAGAGATGAATTTAAGGTGTTCTGTTATTCCCAGACCACCCATCAGGATCAAAGAACAGAAATGTTTAAAAAACAAGCACAGAACTGGAGAGAGATTGAGCGCCTTGATGACAACAGTGCTGTGGAATTGATAAAAGAAGATAAAATAGACATTCTGATTGACTGCGCCGGTCACATGAACGGGAATCGATTGGGAATTTTTGCACTGAGGGCCGCTCCGGTGCAGATATCAGGTATAGGATATCCTAATACAACGGGGCTTAAATCCATGGATTACCGGCTGACCGATGCGATAGCTGATCCTCCGGGTGAAGCGGATCTTCATACTGAAAAACTGATCCGTCTGGAAAGCGGATTCTGCTGCTATGCTCCTCCGGAGAGTGCGCCTGATGTCTCCTGTCTGCCGGCTCTGGAGAATGGATTTGTCACGTTCGGATCGACCCACACTCTTTCCAGACTTAACAAAGATGTGTTGAGACTCTGGGCTGATGTGCTCGATGCTGTTGACAAATCCAGATTGCTTGTTTTCCGATCGACTCTTTCAGATAATTCCATCTCGAGACTCAGGGAACTATGTGTCAAATCCGGGATCGATCCCGATAGAATCGGTTTCAGACGGGAAGTTCCATCTGAGGGGCATCTCAAGATTTATTCTGATATCGATCTGCTTCTTGACACCTTCCCCTGGAGCGGGCATACTACATCCTGCGAGGCACTATGGATGGGTGTACCTGTGATTACCTTGAGAGGGGACCGCCACGCAGGCCGAATGGTTTCGAGTGTGCTTGACAAAATTGGATTGAGGGAAGCAGTAGCTGAATCTGCGGAAGAATACGTGAAGATCGCACGCCGCTTAACTTCTGATCTGAACAGACTGGCTCTGTTGCGTGCCTCTCTGAGGGAAAAAATGAAAAACTCAGAACTTTGCGATGGAGCAAAGTATACAGGATGCCTCGAAAAACATCTCAGGGAAATCTGGATCGACTGGTGTGAAAGACAGAAGTAA